A DNA window from Aureibaculum sp. 2308TA14-22 contains the following coding sequences:
- a CDS encoding aspartate kinase: MKIFKFGGASVKDAEGVKNVVQVLQKVGYNNVLIVVSAMGKMTNAFEKIASAYFYKKEELPLFIKEARDYHYTIINKLFESKSHPIFSEIEKLFIGLSGFMIQNKSTDYNFVYDQIVSIAELISTKIVSHYLNESDIENTWIDVRNYIKTNNDYRDAKVDWKLTEQAITQNINPNELYITQGFISQDNQGNTTTLGREGSDYSAGIFAYCLNAESLIIWKDVEGVLNADPRYFKKTQLLEQISYEEAIELAFYGASVIHPKTLQPLQKKEIPLFVKSFVNPKKNGTIVGRAKQIVPEIPCFIVKKNQLFLSISSLDFSFVVEQNISEIFGFFHQYKMKVNLIQNSAISFSICMEDKYNLIQYLLEELCHNYKVDYFKNVSLYTIRHFNDNAIVKIEQNNKVLLKQSTQETVQMVVQ; the protein is encoded by the coding sequence ATGAAGATATTTAAATTTGGAGGAGCTTCGGTTAAAGATGCCGAAGGTGTTAAAAATGTAGTACAAGTATTGCAAAAAGTTGGTTATAATAATGTGCTTATTGTAGTTTCTGCAATGGGTAAAATGACTAATGCTTTTGAAAAAATAGCTAGTGCCTATTTTTATAAAAAAGAAGAATTGCCTCTATTTATTAAAGAAGCAAGAGACTATCATTACACTATAATAAATAAATTATTCGAAAGTAAAAGTCATCCTATTTTCTCTGAAATAGAAAAATTATTTATAGGTCTATCAGGATTTATGATTCAAAATAAATCAACAGACTATAATTTTGTATACGACCAAATTGTAAGTATTGCCGAACTAATTTCTACAAAAATTGTGAGTCATTATTTAAATGAATCTGACATTGAAAATACTTGGATTGATGTTAGGAATTACATAAAAACGAATAATGATTACAGAGATGCTAAAGTGGATTGGAAGCTTACAGAACAAGCAATTACTCAAAACATTAATCCTAATGAATTATATATTACCCAAGGATTTATTTCACAAGACAACCAGGGCAATACTACTACATTGGGTAGAGAAGGTTCAGATTATTCGGCCGGAATTTTTGCGTATTGTTTAAATGCTGAAAGCTTAATTATTTGGAAAGATGTTGAAGGTGTTTTAAATGCTGACCCACGTTATTTTAAGAAAACACAATTACTTGAACAAATATCTTATGAAGAAGCAATAGAATTGGCTTTTTATGGAGCTTCGGTAATTCATCCTAAAACCTTACAGCCTTTACAAAAAAAAGAAATTCCTTTATTTGTAAAGTCATTTGTAAACCCCAAAAAGAATGGTACGATTGTAGGTAGGGCAAAGCAAATTGTGCCTGAGATACCATGTTTTATTGTTAAGAAAAATCAACTATTTTTATCAATTTCTTCATTGGATTTCTCATTTGTTGTTGAGCAGAATATTAGTGAAATATTCGGTTTCTTTCATCAATACAAAATGAAGGTAAACTTGATTCAAAATTCTGCCATTAGTTTTTCAATTTGTATGGAAGATAAATATAATTTGATTCAATATCTCTTAGAAGAACTTTGTCATAACTACAAAGTAGATTATTTTAAAAATGTTTCTTTATATACCATTAGACATTTTAATGATAATGCAATTGTTAAAATTGAGCAAAATAATAAAGTATTGTTAAAACAGTCAACTCAAGAAACTGTGCAAATGGTAGTTCAATAA
- a CDS encoding GNAT family N-acetyltransferase, with the protein MSFKIREAEPEDMESVLKLITELAVFEKEPDAVKISVDDLIENGFREHPAFYIYLAEMDNSIVGMALFYHRFSTWEGSSLHLEDLIVTQQHRQKGIGKALYDKVLNFALENNINRVEWVVLDWNTPAVNFYKSTGAAVYEEWNICQMPRKKIEQYLSK; encoded by the coding sequence ATGAGTTTTAAAATTAGAGAAGCTGAACCTGAGGATATGGAATCGGTACTTAAGCTAATTACAGAACTGGCAGTTTTTGAAAAAGAACCCGACGCTGTTAAAATTTCTGTAGACGACCTGATTGAAAATGGATTTAGAGAACATCCAGCTTTTTATATCTACCTAGCTGAAATGGATAATTCTATAGTTGGAATGGCACTTTTTTATCACAGGTTTTCAACCTGGGAAGGCTCCTCGTTACACCTCGAAGATTTAATAGTAACGCAACAACACAGACAAAAAGGAATTGGTAAGGCTTTATATGACAAAGTATTAAATTTTGCTTTGGAAAATAATATAAACAGGGTAGAATGGGTAGTGTTAGATTGGAACACACCTGCAGTTAATTTCTATAAAAGTACTGGGGCAGCCGTTTATGAAGAATGGAATATCTGCCAAATGCCTCGAAAAAAAATTGAGCAATATTTATCAAAATAG